The Natronoarchaeum philippinense genome includes the window CGAGCAGGTCGGCGCCGCGGTCGGCATCGACGAGGACTACGTCGCCCGGAGCGAGGCGCTGGTCGACTCCGGCGTCGACGCGCTCGTCATCGACGTCGCCCACGGACACATGGAGCGGACGATCGACGCCGTCGAGACGCTCGCAGAGACGTTCCCCGAGACGGATCTCGTCGCAGGCAACGTCGCAACGCCGGAAGGCGTCGAAGACCTCGCGGCCGCCGGCGCCGACTGCGTGAAAGTCGGTATCGGGCCGGGGTCGCACTGCACGACGCGGAAGGTCGCAGGCGCAGGCGTCCCGCAGCTAACCGCGGTCGACGACTGTGCCGACGCCGCCGAGGAGGCCGGCGTGACGATCTGTGCCGACGGCGGCATCCGCACGTCCGGCGACGCCGTCAAGGCCCTGATGGCTGGCGCCGACACCGTGATGCTCGGGAGCCTCTTCGCCGGCACCCGAGAGGCCCCCGGTGCAGTCGTCGAGGTCGACGGCGCACGATATAAACGGGCCCGAGGGATGGCGACGACCGCCGCCGCCGAGGAGCGCGACGACAAAGAGGAGAACGTCCGCGCCGACGAGGGCGTCGAGTCGCTGACGCCGTACAAAGGCGAGGTCGGCGATGTCGTCCAAGAGTTCTGTGCCGGCATCCAATCGGGGCTGTCCTACTGTGGCGGTCACACGATCACCGACGCTCGCGCAAACGCCGAGTTCGTCCGCGTCGCCGCCAGCGCCAAAGAACGCGAAGGGTTCCACGCGGACCACGACTGGGAGGGCGTGAGCGTCGACAGCGAAGCGACCGAGTCGACGACGGACGGGTCGTCTACGACCGGCACAGCCCAAAGCGACGACTGATGACAGAAGACGGCGACCCGACGCGTGCACGGATCGAATAACCGAGTTCTTATACCTCCCACCCGTCATGGACGGGTATGACCACGGTCGCCGCACAGACGACGCCGGAGGTGTTCGGGCGCGCATGAGCGACGAAGAGGAAGACGAGGGTGCGCCCAGCACCGACGGCGGCGAAGACCTGCAGGCGTACACCATCCGGCTCGAACTCGTCGACGAGCCGGGCGAACTGCTCAACGCGTTAGAACCGATCTCCGAACGCGGTGGGAATCTCCTGTCGATCTTCCACGAACGTGGCAACCTCACGCCACGCGGCCACATCCCCGTCGAAGTCGACATCGAGTCGCCCCCGGATCGGTTCGAGGAGATCGTCGCCGCGCTTCGGGACGCCGGGATCAACGTCATTCAGGCCGGCGCAGAACGCTACAGCGAGGAGTTGACGGTGCTGCTCGTGGGCCATCTGATCGACACTGACCTCTCAGATAGCCTCCGACGGTTCCAGCAGTGCTCGCAGGCGTCGGTTGTCGACATGTCGCTGTCGGCGCCCGAAGGAACCGAGGAAATGTCGAGCGCGCGTCTTCGACTGGCGACCGAGGCCGACCGGGCCGAGCAAGTGCTCGAAACGATCCGCGAGATCGCCGCAGACAAGGACATCCGCGTGATCGAGCCACAGCTACCTACGGAGGGATCCCAATGAAACTCGCAATTCTCGGCGCCGGTGCAGTCGGTGGATCGGTCGCAGAACTCGCTGGCGGATACGGCCACGAGATCGTCGCTCTCGCGGATTCGAGCAGCGCGGTCGTCGACGAGGACGGCGTCGACACCGCGGCGGCACTCGACCGCAAGGCTGCAAACGGTGCGGTCGGCGGCGACGATCCCGCCGACGCGCTTGCAGCGGACTACGACGCGCTCGTCGAGGCGACGCCGACGACGCTCGGCGACGCCCAGCCCGGGTTCGATCACGTCGCGGCGGCGTTGGAGCGCGATCGCCACGTCGTGCTAGCCAACAAGGGACCCGTCGCCGAACGCTACGGTGAGGTCATGGCACTGGCCGACGACAGCGCCGGCGAGGTGCTGTTCGAGGCGACCGTCGGCGGCGCGATTCCGGTGCTCTCGACGATCTCCGACTTTGGCGCCGGCCAGATCACCGCCGCCCGGGGCGTTCTCAATGGGACGGCGAACTTCATTCTCTCGCGGATGGCCGCCGAAGGGTTGGATTACGAGCACGTCCTCGCGGAGGCCCAAGATCTGGGCGTCGCAGAGGCCGATCCGACCTTCGACGTGGACGGCACCGACGCCGCACTGAAGTGCGTGATCCTCTCGAACGTGCTATCGCGGGGCGAGCGCGAGTACGCTCTCGAGGACGCCGCTGTCGAGGGAATCGAGGAGATTCCCGGGACTGCGCTGGAGTTGGCCGCCGAGGACAATCGGACGATCCGGCTTATCGGCGAGGCGACGCCCGACGGCGTCACCGTCGGCCCGAAACTGGTGCCCAAGAACAGCGCGCTGGCGGTCACGGGTACGCGCAACATCGTCCAGTTCGAGACCGAACACGCCGGCCAGCTGAACGTGAGTGGTCGGGGTGCCGGTGGACCTGAGACCGCGTCGGCGGTGCTGGCTGACGTTGGTCGGTTGCCGCCGCTGGAGTAGGCTGCACGTAGCAGCAGAGCGGATCATTTTGCTGTACGACCGACACACAACAGCGCCGAAACAGCCGCGGCTCAAGTTGGCAATGTCACGTTCTCAATGCGGACCGCAGCGCGTACGACGTTTGTCATGACCGACTTGTCCGGCCGAGTAGCTGCCCGGTTCCATCCCGGTGCAGAACGTTCGCTGAGATGCGCGACCGGGGCATCGGGCGTGTGAGAGACACACAAACCGCAAGAAGGCGCCGGGGGTGGGGGAACACCGTATCGAAATGGTTTTAACCGCCTCGCGGCAAAGAGACGGATATAGCGCCTCTGCGCGTGAGATACCAATGAGCGACGAACAACATCAGAACTTGGCCATCATCGGCCACGTTGACCACGGTAAGAGCACGCTCGTCGGGCGACTCCTGTACGAGACAGGATCTGTCCCGGAGCACGTCATCGAACAGCACAAGGAAGAAGCCGAGGAGAAGGGCAAGGGTGGCTTCGAGTTCGCCTACGTCATGGACAACCTCGCTGAGGAGCGAGAGCGCGGTGTAACCATCGACATCGCCCACCAAGAGTTCAGCACGGACGCCTACGACTTCACCATCGTCGACTGTCCCGGCCACCGTGACTTCGTGAAGAACATGATCACGGGCGCGTCCCAGGCCGACAACGCAGTCCTCGTCGTCGCGGCAGACGACGGCGTCGCACCCCAGACCCAAGAGCACGTCTTCCTGGCCCGTACGCTTGGGATCGACGAGCTGATCGTCGGCGTCAACAAGATGGACCTCGTCGACTACGAGGAATCCAGCTACAAGGAGGTCGTCTCCGAGGTTTCGGACCTGTTCAAGCAGGTTCAGTTCAACTCGGACGACGCTTCCTTCATCCCGATTTCGGCCTTCGAGGGCGACAACATCGCCGAGGAGTCCGACAACACGCCCTGGTACGACGGCGAGATCCTGCTCGAGGCCCTCAACGACCTCAAGCCCCCGGAGCCGCCGACGGACGCGCCGCTCCGACTCCCGATTCAGGACGTCTACACCATCTCCGGTATCGGTACCGTCCCCGTCGGACGTGTCGAGACCGGCATCCTGAACACCGGCGACAACGTCTCGTTCCAGCCCAGCGACGTGGGCGGCGAGGTCAAGACGGTCGAGATGCACCACGAAGAGGTGCCCAAGGCCGAGCCCGGTGACAACGTCGGATTCAACGTCCGCGGCATCGGCAAGGACGACATCCGCCGTGGCGACGTCTGTGGCCCCGCCGAGGAGCCGCCGTCGGTCGCCGAGACGTTCCAGGCACAGGTCGTCGTCATGCAGCACCCCAGCGTGATCACGTCCGGTTACACGCCGGTCTTCCACGCCCACACCGCACAGGTCGCCTGTACGATCGAGTCCATCGACAAGAAGATGGACCCCTCCAGCGGCGAGGTCGCCGAGGAGAACCCCGACTTCATCCAGTCGGGCGACGCTGCGGTCGTCACCGTGCGCCCGCAAAAGCCCCTCAGCATCGAGCCGTCCTCCGAGATTCCGGAGCTCGGTTCCTTCGCCATCCGCGACATGGGTCAGACCATCGCGGCCGGCAAGGTCCTGAGCGTCAACGAGAAGTAAGATGCAACAGGCACGAGTCCGCCTCGCGGGGACCAACCCCGAGGACCTCGACGATATCACCGAGGATGTCCGCGAAATCGCGGACAAGACCGGCGTCGCGCTGTCGGGCCCGATTCCGCTCCCGACCAAGACGCTGGAGATCCCGGCCCGGAAGTCCCCCGACGGAGAGGGGACGGCCACCTGGGAGCACTGGGAGATGCGCGTCCACAAGCGTCTGATCGATCTGGACGCCGACGAGCGCGCGCTCCGTCAGCTCATGCGGATTCAGGTGCCCAACGACGTCAGCATCGAGATCGTCCTCGAGGACTGAAGCGACGGGTGCTCGCACGCCTCTCGCAGGCTGTGCGTCGCCGTCGCCATCCACGCGTTCGATCTCGGCGTCGTTTTCGCTACGACCGGTAGCGACTGCGACGCGGAACCGATCTCGCTCGACTCACGTTTCTCCGATCGTTTTTGTAACTCGCTCTCCTAGATGCGGTACATGCGAACCAGTCCGACGATCGAGACGCTTGGTGTCTTCGCGGTCGTGTTTGCTCTCCAGCAAACGCTCACGCTCGTCGACGCCGGGCTGTCATTCGCACTGTTCGTCCTCTCGGCGCCGCTGGACGTGCGACCTTGGACGGTCGTGACGAGTGTCTACGCCCATACAGGCTGGCAACATCTCCTCTCAAATTCGATCGCACTGGCACTGGTCGGGTTCGCGCTCGAACGCCGGACGACACGCTGGCGGTTTCACACGTTTTTCATCGTCACAGGTGCAATCGCAGGCATCTTTCAGGTCGTGTTCAATCGGCTGCTGTTACAGCTCGGGCTTGTCGAACACCAAGCGCTCGTGCTCGGCGCCAGCGGGGCCGTCTTCGCACTGTTCGGGTACGTGATCGCTGGAAACCGACTCACGGGCGGGCTGCTCGACCGGATCGGCCTCGATCCACGCTGGCAGGCGTTGCTGTTCGGAGTTGCTGCCGTGCTCGTCACGCTAGCGACGGCTGCACCGGGCATCGCGCTGGTCGCTCACTTTGTCGGCGTCCTCCTCGGGTTCGCGGCCGGACGGATGAATCTATTGCGTCCGACCGATCCCGAGCCTGATACACCACCGATGCCGGAGTACTAACGCCGTGGGAAGCACTCGCGCTCGTTCGGCGAAACGCAAGCCTGAAATACCGCCCGCGGGTTATACGTTGATGTCGCGGGCTCGTAGATCAGTGGCAGATCGCTTCCTTCGCAAGGAAGAGGCCCCGGGTTCAAATCCCGGCGAGTCCATCCCGATTTTGGTGTCTGTCGAAGTATTGCCGTAGCGCCCGCTCTCGGCGCTGATACCGTATTCTACAACCCCACCTACGCCCGTAGAAACCCGTCTCGAAATCGAGTGATTGCGGGCGCGGGATTCGCCCCGGCGCTGTCGGGCGATTTAATCGAAGGTTTCCGGGGGTGGTCGGCATGACGATCGCCCCGTGGTCGGCACCGACCAGTACCGACTGCCTCCACTGCGAGGCCCACGTTTCGAGCGACTTCCGGCGCGTCTACGGCGACGCCGACGACCGCGCCCATCGTTGCCCACGGTGCGATACGTGGGTCCGGCTGCAGGAGGGAAGCGGCGCCGGACTCGACGTACCGACGCCCGATCCTGAAACGTCGCTCGGCCGCCATGGCGGCGATTCGGCCGAGGGGTGGTCGGCGTGACGCCCACAGACGAGACTGCGTGTGAAGCCTGCGGATCGACGCCCGCCCACGAGCGTCCCACAATGGGGCTGTGGCTGTGTGAAGGCTGCCACGACGCCGGCGTCCGGGCGTATCTTGACGCGACAGTCGGCCGATCAGGAGGTGACGGGCAGTGAGTTCGCAGTCGCGGACGGCCAGCTCGAAACGCGCGGGCGAGCGCGCCGAAGGGAACGTGATCGACGCCGTGCCCGAGCTGGCGCACCTGCCGGATACCGAGGTCGAGCACGTCGACGCCGAGGTCGAGACTGCGATCTCGCCCCGGCCCGCCCTGCCGACCGTTGCGCTGCCGGTGGTCGAACAGGGAACGCTCGTCGAGATCAAGAGCGCGATGGTCCGCCTCGACAGCGGTGGGCATGGGCGCTTCTACCTTCGGCGTGAACAGCACAAGGCAGTCCTCGACGCTGAAGGCGTCTACCTGTTCGCCGTCTGCGAGCCGACGCCCGACCGCGCGATTCTCGCACTGAAGTTCGTCCCAGCAACCTCGATCGACGACGTAGTGAGTTCGTGGCGTCGCGCCGGTCCCGATCGGCCGGAGTACACACAGTTGCGCTGGGGTCGAATCTTCGACGCCGACGAGATCGGCGCCGCTGCTGGAGGTGATCGGCGTGGCGAGTGAGCCGTCCGACCGCAATCGCGCCGCTGAGTTCGACGCGCCCGAGGCTGGCGAGCGCGGTATCCCCTTCGACGC containing:
- a CDS encoding guanosine monophosphate reductase, with product MNDIRTGLSYGDVLLVPKRSPVDSRSDVDLSTTLTPNVELETPLVSAAMDTVTEAELAIELSRAGGIGVLHRFLEPDEQAAQVEEVGAAGEQVGAAVGIDEDYVARSEALVDSGVDALVIDVAHGHMERTIDAVETLAETFPETDLVAGNVATPEGVEDLAAAGADCVKVGIGPGSHCTTRKVAGAGVPQLTAVDDCADAAEEAGVTICADGGIRTSGDAVKALMAGADTVMLGSLFAGTREAPGAVVEVDGARYKRARGMATTAAAEERDDKEENVRADEGVESLTPYKGEVGDVVQEFCAGIQSGLSYCGGHTITDARANAEFVRVAASAKEREGFHADHDWEGVSVDSEATESTTDGSSTTGTAQSDD
- a CDS encoding amino acid-binding protein, producing MSDEEEDEGAPSTDGGEDLQAYTIRLELVDEPGELLNALEPISERGGNLLSIFHERGNLTPRGHIPVEVDIESPPDRFEEIVAALRDAGINVIQAGAERYSEELTVLLVGHLIDTDLSDSLRRFQQCSQASVVDMSLSAPEGTEEMSSARLRLATEADRAEQVLETIREIAADKDIRVIEPQLPTEGSQ
- a CDS encoding homoserine dehydrogenase — protein: MKLAILGAGAVGGSVAELAGGYGHEIVALADSSSAVVDEDGVDTAAALDRKAANGAVGGDDPADALAADYDALVEATPTTLGDAQPGFDHVAAALERDRHVVLANKGPVAERYGEVMALADDSAGEVLFEATVGGAIPVLSTISDFGAGQITAARGVLNGTANFILSRMAAEGLDYEHVLAEAQDLGVAEADPTFDVDGTDAALKCVILSNVLSRGEREYALEDAAVEGIEEIPGTALELAAEDNRTIRLIGEATPDGVTVGPKLVPKNSALAVTGTRNIVQFETEHAGQLNVSGRGAGGPETASAVLADVGRLPPLE
- the tuf gene encoding translation elongation factor EF-1 subunit alpha produces the protein MSDEQHQNLAIIGHVDHGKSTLVGRLLYETGSVPEHVIEQHKEEAEEKGKGGFEFAYVMDNLAEERERGVTIDIAHQEFSTDAYDFTIVDCPGHRDFVKNMITGASQADNAVLVVAADDGVAPQTQEHVFLARTLGIDELIVGVNKMDLVDYEESSYKEVVSEVSDLFKQVQFNSDDASFIPISAFEGDNIAEESDNTPWYDGEILLEALNDLKPPEPPTDAPLRLPIQDVYTISGIGTVPVGRVETGILNTGDNVSFQPSDVGGEVKTVEMHHEEVPKAEPGDNVGFNVRGIGKDDIRRGDVCGPAEEPPSVAETFQAQVVVMQHPSVITSGYTPVFHAHTAQVACTIESIDKKMDPSSGEVAEENPDFIQSGDAAVVTVRPQKPLSIEPSSEIPELGSFAIRDMGQTIAAGKVLSVNEK
- the rpsJ gene encoding 30S ribosomal protein S10, with product MQQARVRLAGTNPEDLDDITEDVREIADKTGVALSGPIPLPTKTLEIPARKSPDGEGTATWEHWEMRVHKRLIDLDADERALRQLMRIQVPNDVSIEIVLED
- a CDS encoding rhomboid family intramembrane serine protease — translated: MRTSPTIETLGVFAVVFALQQTLTLVDAGLSFALFVLSAPLDVRPWTVVTSVYAHTGWQHLLSNSIALALVGFALERRTTRWRFHTFFIVTGAIAGIFQVVFNRLLLQLGLVEHQALVLGASGAVFALFGYVIAGNRLTGGLLDRIGLDPRWQALLFGVAAVLVTLATAAPGIALVAHFVGVLLGFAAGRMNLLRPTDPEPDTPPMPEY
- a CDS encoding DUF7563 family protein, whose product is MTIAPWSAPTSTDCLHCEAHVSSDFRRVYGDADDRAHRCPRCDTWVRLQEGSGAGLDVPTPDPETSLGRHGGDSAEGWSA